The bacterium genome includes the window CGGCTGCGAACTCTCCCGAACGGAGGATCTCAAGGGCGTGTTTTTCGTCCAGTAGGAAAAAAGCAACCAGTAACAAGAGAACGGGCGGGCCTTCGGGCCCGTCCGTTTTTTATTTGGAGGCCAATTTCTGTAATTCGCCGCGCTCGTGCAACTCGGTCACGATGTCGCAGCCCCCGACGAACTCGCCGTCGATGAAGATCTGGGGCACGGTCGGCCAC containing:
- a CDS encoding monothiol glutaredoxin, Grx4 family is translated as WPTVPQIFIDGEFVGGCDIVTELHERGELQKLASK